Sequence from the Panthera tigris isolate Pti1 chromosome D3, P.tigris_Pti1_mat1.1, whole genome shotgun sequence genome:
agagttttgcttgtttgttttcattttattcttgagagagagaaagagagcgtgtgcGCTTGAAtgcatgagagtgggggaggggcagagagagagggagacacagaatctgaagtgaaGTAGgttccagactttgagctgtctgtcagcacagagcccaagttgggactcaaactcatgaatggtgagatcatgacctgagccgaagtccgatggttaactgactgagccacccaggtgcccctgggagagTTTTtcaggatatttgtctttcagtCATAAGCAGGCCTCAACTTactgatctgtaaaatgagagtaatgtAGGATCTCCATTAGTTTTCTTGGGGGACAGAAATACTGCACAGAAGCCTTTAGATTAGTGCCTAGAGTTAGTACACATTTGAATTCTTCCTTAATTAGAGTAGTGGGTAAGTAATCACTTTATTCCTACTCAGGAAATGGTGACAAAGCAATCTCTTTTTTCATAGTGGAAGTTTTTTTTGCCTAGCGCCTGTTTCTTAGATGGTTTCCCTTTGAGGATTTATAGCCCCACAAATTGCTATATATAAGAAATGTCAAAGGAAGTTGGACTTTTATACAAAACTTCACAAGGAAGATAAAAGGTTgaattgagtttgtttttgttcattgagTCTGACTGTATGGCCTGATACCTAGGTACGGCTGACCGGACCATGTTGCCTTGTGAATTCTGTGAGGAGCTCTACCCAGAGGAACTGCTGATTGACCATCAGGTGTGTTGTGAATTACTTGAGGAATATGTGCAGGTCATCGTTGGTGTTGGAGACCACATGAGATCTTGAGCAAACTATTTTAATGCACCTGTGGCAGAAGTGGCAACTGTATTTCTTAACATGGCATGACTGACCTACAGATTTGAAAACTCTGCCTTGTTCCCTCTTGGAAAAAGTAATGTTCATTCCGGCAGGCCCGCTTGCTCCTCCCATTCTGTGGTCACTAGTGTACATCTCTACTGACCATCTTATAAGCTGGTCTCATCTCATGCCACATTTTGATGTATTGGAGGCATACTGAAGTCCTTGCAGTTCCCTGGAAGggttaagggtttttttttgcacTTGACTTTTTCTGCCTGCAAGGTGTGTGGCCATCCATCCTGTCTCCTCAACACACTCAACAGTGCAGACTCCTTGCTCATGGACTTAGTTCTCGCATGACTTTCAGGAAACTATCCTAAGTTCTGAAGGCTAGGTCAGAAGTCCCACTCTTTGAAAGTGCTGTGCCTGCTTCTCTTTTAGCCTGTCACCCTGTGGTATGGGCTCCTGATGCCCTGTTGGTCTGCACCACTAGGCTGAGTTTTTTGAGGAGGTTCTGTGTTTTCCTAGCTACTGAATCTCTCAATACCTGGTATATGAAAGGTGTCATATTCTTTTTGAATGGTTGAAAGTTCTTGAGCCATTTAGGAATGGTTAGAGAATAGCCTTTGTGTTTGAGGATTACCTGGTGGAGGGAACCATTCCATAACTATTAAGTAATCCCTGTGCTCTAGGTGGAACATATGTGCCCCCTCCATAAGTGGAATAGTAACAGTATTTGAATACATCCAGTTTTTGTCTTGGGAGCAGCATAAGAAAACCCGTTAATAGGGATAACAGCCTCTCTTATTCTGTGGTTGTGGGGAGAATCTTCAATCTTttcaacttaaaaagaataatcaaaaacaacccgccccccccctccccaaataaaaagaataatcactggggtgcttggctggctcagttggtagagaggtgactgttgatctcaggtttataagttcaagccccatgttgggtgtagagattacttaaaaataaagtctttttttttttttttttgaaatgtatttaatctctatacccaacatagggcttgaacccaagatcaagagtcagatattctgactgagccagccaggaaccccaaaaatgaaatatctaaagaaaaaataacatgaacacagtaaaaaaaatacaaaacagaaatattaaaaataaaagtagagtgTTTCATCTGCGTTTGCCCTAACTCACCCTTTTTAGTCTCTCTCCCCAGTATTaagcattattaacattttgtgaCTTTTAGATAATGATTTAGGAATGTAGTGTTTTCCttaacttctgctttttttttttaatctatgttttttgagacagacaagCTGTAACCCTTCCTGTGCCTTACCTTCACTCAGTATGGGCAGCACTCCCCCCAAAGAGGTGGAGGACCCTGATGTCATCTTCCAAAAGTTTTTGCAGCAGGCTGCAAGTAACCAGTTAGACTCTTTGATGGGCCTGAGCAATTCACCCCCTGTAGAGGATAGCGTCATCATCCCGTGTGAATTCTGTGGGGTacagctggaggaggaggtgcTGTTCCATCACCAGGTAAGAGTCTCTAGAGGACCTGTCCACTTCATTCCATGCAGATCCTCTGAGTAAACCTGAGACTTTTAGAACTGAGAATGCTTCTTTAGCTTTTAAGTTGCATGTAAACCTGACCTGGCTATTGGCCATGCCCTGTTCTGTGAGCTGTCAAAGGGGTCTACTACCTCAGGCTTTCAGACATTCTCTACCTCTGTCAACTAAAACCATAATGTCATTAGCTGAGGACCTAGGAGCCAGGACTCCATTTAAGCAAGCATCCTGGACCTGCCAAAAAGATTTGGATGCGAGGTTCCCTGAGATCACTgaccaacattttatttttgacaaggcAGTTTCTTCCTTTTGGTGGCATTTGAGTCTCTAATTCCAGGAGACCTGAAGGTCTGGTTCTGGCTTTACCTTTATGTTTGACCTTGGATAGGTTTTGTCCCTTCACTGGGGATGTCTGTAAATGAGGGAATTAGACTAGACAGTCTAAAGTTATTTTTCAGGAGCTCCtacgtggcttagttggttaagcgttccatatcggctcaggtcatgatctttcggtttgtgagttcgagccccgcgacgggctctgtgctgacagttcagagcctggaacctgtttcagattctgtgtctccctctctctctgccccttccccacttgtgctctgtctcgtctcgtctcgtctcgtctcgtctcgtctcgtctcgtctcatctcttctcttctctctctctctctcaaaaataaataaacatttgaaaataaataaagtgcttttTCAGCTTTGCAGTCTAGGATTCCAACCTGttagtaaaaaatatattctctgtcTAGTCTTGTTTGTTATGAGAAGCTACTCCTGGAGCTGTGTTCAGCGTCATTTATGTAGTTGGTCTGATATAGCTGTTGCTAGAACATGACACGTTTCTATAAGAAAGCATCTGCTTTTGGATCAAGCAGTACATAAGTAACTACTTGTTGTCTCCAAGGAGATACTATGAAAGAAGTAACCGTGTAGATCCTCTTTGATCAAAGTATTGATGTGCTTTTCTGGGTTCCTGAGATCAACCCTTCCCTTATCCTAGTAGAAATCAGAGTGCTTCTCTTAGTGCCTTAGGTGCTAATGGGAATGATTGAGCCATTCCAGATGTGTTTCCTCTTAGTCCTGGGCCCTTTTTCACGGTGGTTGTCGAAGTTGtatctgtctcctccctccccccataagGTGTGTTTGCCCAACCTgccattccttcctttcctcctgttgTTCCCTCTCTTAGGGTTAACTCAATTCTGAAGTacaaattctgttttttcttgtcaGGACCAGTGTGACCAACGTCCAGCCACAGCAAACAACCATGTGACGGAGGGGATTCCTAGACAGGATTTCCAGCATCCAGAGACTTCACCAGAGCTGCCCAAGAGGCGTGTCAGACACCAGGGTATTAGCCAGGGCTGAGCCAAGGCCACAGGTCTGCTGCTGGCTCAGGCCTGCTTACCACTTGTCATCTGCTACTCTAACATGGGGGTTACCTGAATTCTGAATTCCCAAGCACAGTAGGATCTCACTGGGGTCTCTCTTGAGGCTAGTTTTGGTCCCATGTTAGACTGAGCTGTCTCAAGTGTATTATAGGGTAATGGCTTTGGGGACAGCCATGAGAAAGGCTCATCAGTGCTTATTCAGCTGTAGGTCTTCTATCTGTGCAGTTgataatttggaaataattttcagatCTTACTGTGTCTGCACTGGGTCCCTGTTTCTAGTTTAGGGTACTCAAGTTCATtagtaataatattatttaagaaCCGCATGTCTGGGGGTCCTTGGatggctgtcggttaagtgtccaactttggctcaggtcatgatctcatggcttgtgagttcaagccctgcttcaggctctactgtcagcgcagaacctgcttctgatcctctgtctctgtctttctctaccccttccccattagagcacatgcacactctcaaaaatagacattaaaaaaaaccccaaaaaacccgcATGACTAGGCAAGTAAGCTGTTTTTTAAACCTAACCATTACAAAGccaattacaaattatttttcgAGGTTTGCTGGCACACCATTGTTGAATACTCAGGAAGACTGTGTTTGAGGACCCAGGTAACAAGTGTGGACAAAATAAGTCAGGGCCCAAACCTGTCCTGAAGATGTGGGTTTCAGCAGTCTTTAGGGCTAAGGCAGTTCTCTTCTACCCAGAATTCTATTACTCCTGCCCCAAATCCAGCACTAATAGCAAGAGTAGGCTTTTCCCTAAAACTGgtgcttttttctcttctcaggaGATCTGTCTTCTGGTTACATGGATGATATCAAGCAGGAAATGGCTAAAGGGCCCACCTACCCTCTTCCCCCCAGCAGACCCATTAACAATATGACAGCTACCTGTAACCGACTGTCAACATCCACATCAAGCCCCAGACCTGGGTGCCAGCCCAGTCCTCCTCGCATACTGAAGCTCAACAACTTAGACAGCCAAGACAGCCGGGGGCGGAATCGAAACAGCCATAACTCGGCCATGGCCACTGGACATGCTCCAGTGATTCACCCGGTGCGAAATCTCTACCCAGAAAACCTCGTACCCTCCTTCCCCCGTGGGCCTTCCGGGAGATACGGAGCAAGGTAAGAATCAGTAGCCCAGGAGTGGAGCTTGGGAATAGCTCGGGAGAACATAGTGGGAGTGTGTGGACTTTTGTGTGTATTGTGACCTGATTCCAACATGTTCTTTTGCTATTGGTGGGTTTTCCGTTGCTCATTTGTTTGGTCTGCTGGCAGAAAGCTGCTTTTGTCTGGTTCCAGCTGTTTTTGTTCTCTCCCGAGTTTTCTGACTTATTCAGCAACCTCTCAGGTACTAGTTTCCAATCCTTCTCTTTCAGTGGTAGGAGTGAGGGTGGCAGGAACTCGCGGGTCACCTCCACAGCCGCCAACTACCGCAACAGAACTGCAAAGGTAATTGGGGATCCAGCCCATGATGCTCAGCTAGGACTCAGAAATGGGTGGAACTGGTGTGGTTCTTGAAGTCAGAGGTGAGCGGTCAGGCATTCGTGGCCAAAGGGCTGTTCTTTTGGCTTTGGATGATGAGGTTTCCATAGAAGTTTGACATCTCCAGGGCTCTAAAGGAGGAGGACTGCTTTTTCACTTCCTGCTTTCTACTTTGTGTTCTGTCGTTCAGGCAAAAACCCCCAAGCAGCAGGGAGCTGGGGatgcagaggaggaagaagaggaggagtaATGGCGTCGGCAAAGAACCTGCACGTTGGTTCCATCTTCTCTGCACAGCAGCACTTGCCGCAGTTCAGGCCCCACCTCTTGGGCTCTATGGGCAGGGGAGATTTTACAGATTTTAACTTTTTCTAGGTTATGGCCATTTTGTGTCTTTTGAGATTGTGCTGTGGGAGTTTGAAGGTTTGGGGGAGGGTTAGCAGGGAGGCTGTTGAGAAATGTTTCAGCTTTAGCTGCTGCCTGCCTTTTGGCCTCACAGAAATACAGTGTATGGCCTCTCAGCCCACCAGGGCTCCATCTTTTGACATACTATTACCACTGCTTCTTGGTGCTGTATGGTCCTggtggaaagaggagagaaaaggttcTGGAAACCTGGTACTCACCAGTGGAGTGATTCTCTTCCCTGCTGGGGCCTCGATCTGGGAACTTTTAGGTAACCTCTCCTGTGTACTGGCCCTCCGCACTCTAGAATTTGGGCCTCTGGTATGTATGGAGGCACCTGGTAGAGTGTTCAGGCCAGTTGCAATATATGTTAGGAACAAGGCTTTTGGAGATGAGTTGAGCTAGAGGTGAGCGCACTAGAGGCTTTGTTTTAATCTGCTTCTTCGGCATTTGGCACAACTGCCTTCTGTTTCTGGTGGGGAGCACGGCTCCTTTTTCTTTACTGCCTTCGGCTGGAGAAGGCTGGGGGCTCCCTGTTGCCACCAGGgccatgctgggctctgctgggATCAGGCCTGAGGCCTAAGCTCCGTGGCTTGCTCTGAAAACCAAGTATCAGAGCCCCTTcacctctttttattttactactaccactactactactattattaacATCCTTGTAATAGAAATAAAGTTTGTACTTGGAGTTCAGTGGAGTCTTTGTGGTTCCTTCTCCTTTGCCCTGAGGGAAGACAGAGTAGGCGAGAGTCGGCCCTGACTATGGGGAAAGGTGAGCAGGACTAGgctttctctgtgcttcctggagcCTTAGCAGTTCTAGCATAAGCTGCTTCTCAGTGCCAGACATTCATTATATAGTTTTCTATTGGATTTCAAAGAAACTGGCAGTTTCTGCAGCTCTGGTTGTGATTTGGCATGGGGGTGGAGTTGCCTCCAACTGAATCGAGAAAGGCAGATTCCTTAAAAGCCTCTTTTCTCATAGCGGTTGAGTCTTAGTAGAATTATTCTTTACCCTTCAGCACCTCACAGTTTGCATAGGACCTCAGGTCATTTTGAGCTCCTTTGTTTTTCCCCTCACAAcctagtgggggtggggaaagagggaatAATTGTCCCTTTTCATAGGTAAAAAGGAGTGACCTGCATAAGGCTATGCAGATAATTCACAGCAGTGCTAGGACTCAAATCCAGGTCTGAGCTATTCTGAGAGAAACAAGCTAGATTAGAAAAAAGAATCTATAACTATAgggatttttttgtatattatatgtcaGTTAAAATCAGTCCATTAGCTCAGAGACCTTCTTGTGTCAGGTGAAAGAAGCTGGAAAGACTGAGAGACTTGTACCATTTCTGGCATGATTGAAAATCCccctggagggggtgggtggtACCTGAGTAACTCCgtcgtcggttaagtgtccaactttggctcaggtcacgatctcatggtttgtgaatttgagtcccgcatcaggctctgtgctgacatctcagagcctggagcctccttcggattctgtgtctccctctctctctctctctgtccctccctggcttgtaaGTGCTTGCACGTgtactctctccctttctaaaaaaataaacattaaaaaaaatagaaaaaaattctcttccccccccccccccccccccccccccgctgcccatctccttctcctgttctctctttctctctcaaaaaaaaaaaaaaaaaaaaagtcactaacaCTCATACCTTCTACTCCCATTCAACATCTCCAGGCTTTCACCTTGTTTCTACTCACTCACTGTCTGTGGGCAACCAATCTTACtagtttctgttttattcaccttTCTCCCCCTAAActgtcttcttgtttctttttgccaAAATAACCAAACACATGtgtatgttcttattttttttctcttacaccAGAGGTAGCATATTATACTCTTGAACTttgattttttcacttaataacattttctcaagATTACCTCTTTGTATATATGTCAGTTAtggctcaatttaaaaaatcGCTTCATTGTGTGGATGTACTGTGTTTTATTCTCCTATGTATGTTGCTTAGGTTGTTttcaaaatcttattaaaaataatgtttcagtgaatacatttgtttccttatttgtgatAAGCAGAATTTTAAGTTGGCCCTGAAGATTCCGGATTCCTGGTGTACATGGTATATATGTAATGTTCATTTACATGGTGTACATGTAATTCCTTTCCCTTGGGTGTTGGCAGGACTGTGACTATGATTGATATAGTATGACAAAACCATGAATGTGTAAATAAAGCCTCAAATCAGTTGGCTCTGAATGAATAAAGGATCATTTTgagtgggcctgacctaatcagatgAGCCCTTAAAAAAGGACTGTGAGAAATAGACCAATTTCTTAAAAACCGTAAATAAGTATGATACAG
This genomic interval carries:
- the TRAFD1 gene encoding TRAF-type zinc finger domain-containing protein 1 isoform X1; this translates as MAEFLDDQDTQLCDNCKKEIPVFNFTIHEIHCQRNIGMCPICKEPFPKSDMESHMDTEHCQVTCKCNKKLEKRQLKKHEETECPLRLALCQHCDLELSVLKLKDHEDYCGARTELCGNCGRNVLVKDLKTHPEVCGRDGEEKRDEVAMPPNAYDESWGQDGIWIASQLLRQIEALDPPMRLPRRPLRAFDLDLFHSRTTNQRNMTAHFPIQNNLLEEQERQERNRTRQPPKEGGEDSANLDFMLALSLQNEGQAHSMAEQDFWRAVCGADQSLEGPNALNDIKGTADRTMLPCEFCEELYPEELLIDHQTSCNPSCALPSLSMGSTPPKEVEDPDVIFQKFLQQAASNQLDSLMGLSNSPPVEDSVIIPCEFCGVQLEEEVLFHHQDQCDQRPATANNHVTEGIPRQDFQHPETSPELPKRRVRHQGDLSSGYMDDIKQEMAKGPTYPLPPSRPINNMTATCNRLSTSTSSPRPGCQPSPPRILKLNNLDSQDSRGRNRNSHNSAMATGHAPVIHPVRNLYPENLVPSFPRGPSGRYGASGRSEGGRNSRVTSTAANYRNRTAKAKTPKQQGAGDAEEEEEEE